A section of the Triticum dicoccoides isolate Atlit2015 ecotype Zavitan chromosome 7A, WEW_v2.0, whole genome shotgun sequence genome encodes:
- the LOC119327444 gene encoding uncharacterized protein LOC119327444, giving the protein MASEVLPVVDLRVLAQSDLDALAAASLHAVAPRSCPDADPLPPLKIDRAVFNESAGSRKQTFSRLRFAAAASSSLPTSPSSITPSAGNNPENHLVAYHLRRLFARENPSCPPSTPPPPETLALSSPDPDRETTNSKGVSVDLVRLAGLVDPYGVELRRQTAGLMSEAELMDFINCLEGQWVSQRRRRKFVDAAFFGDHLPTGWKLQLGLKRKGRHAWVHCIRYVSPRGHQFRTCKEVSVYLMSLLGYPAAVTVPIQYNSTRQHALSDDDGEDDAVGFQHQIGSSVDNLNVLPVTSVTFSSRSCNSKDTVEGNTNPANTYKCQNCNLTLHNQSAYVQHQLLFHEKKAKRRRKSSKFGEPKVGKDGKFECPVCHKTFQEQSRYFGHVGAHARHEGLTPEAFFDKISSGQAVNNFLEELQFTPQELTEPTEQKGKTAGEACSQHQSYSKGQGGDNSKVIDLFNTNCSGSFNRRSEAWCRQVEVPPVTDAQSACRYRNDMMDYANVTVPKPKVAPESNDEPNGRLNGFAEVDDFSDHTGSGHDFRPSSFSSAKHYEDQIVDRGFPVSKRGEVNNTVKARDVNLNSCLDTISFPIASANNQTSTAVNEANQSSIAGKCFIGSFNNNGGASTTSSCSGSNNKVSGSLGGSNGSSNAARCIGGSYGNDAAANIFGNKNNTMVYQSSLNTCPISHVATNVDSSVSRSTHAKNSDKERAYNTKEQMNTTQNRASNEAVEGYNNDVYTGSITERSLAQCSNNLSHPKPNILSRCALPDSSTLTASNLTKGIDVNCMNGSFVYRNDANVEGPSVNRPMNNNDSMGSVHAVLGKPSNDMQNHYSGSAPNYTPLAAAANINDLIPMQSNFDGMSTLVHSAGDVPRSSTTQDQCALQLGFGGQKQHVFPGYGWAAFGSPQLVGLARNNNLPTRSSQFGSMVRPNSSPSGSSQLGSVASSDYLQTGSSQFGRMAGPSIPAAESSQFRHMDGPNSKHSAESSQYWHMAGTNSRPPAGSSQFGSVVRPNPVPSTEPSQFGSLARQNSGRTSEPTLVLGNVPQTGSGPPAQSGWDLKVPRMVSGGSMLAAVCTWCNSQFHHFGPVDGQQVGNYGLICPSCKGKVSGQRNMPNNGLWQP; this is encoded by the exons ATGGCTTCAGAGGTTCTCCCCGTGGTGGACCTCCGCGTGCTCGCGCAGTCTGACCTGGACGCCCTCGCCGCCGCGTCCCTCCACGCAGTCGCTCCGCGGAGCTGCCCCGACGCCGACCCGCTCCCGCCTCTCAAGATCGACCGTGCTGTGTTTAACGAGAGCGCGGGGTCCCGTAAGCAGACTTTCTCCCGACTCCGCTTCGcggcagccgcctcctcctccctccccaccTCCCCTTCCTCCATCACGCCGTCAGCAGGCAACAACCCCGAGAACCACCTCGTCGCCTACCATCTCCGCCGTCTCTTCGCCCGTGAAAACCCCTCCTGCCCGCCCTCGACCCCGCCtccacccgaaaccctagccctaTCGTCTCCCGACCCCGACCGGGAGACTACAAACTCCAAGGGGGTTTCCGTTGATCTTGTGAGGCTCGCTGGGCTCGTCGACCCATACGGCGTAGAGTTACGGAGGCAAACAGCCGGGCTTATGTCGGAGGCGGAGCTAATGGACTTCATCAATTGCCTCGAAGGACAGTGGGTGAGTCAGAGGCGGCGGAGGAAGTTTGTGGACGCAGCCTTCTTTGGGGATCACCTCCCTACCGGGTGGAAGCTGCAGCTCGGGCTCAAGCGGAAGGGGCGCCATGCCTGGGTGCATTGCATCCGTTACGTGAG CCCAAGGGGACATCAGTTTCGTACTTGTAAAGAAGTTTCTGTGTATCTTATGTCACTTCTTGGGTATCCGGCGGCCGTAACAGTTCCTATTCAGTATAACAGCACCAGACAACATGCCTTgagtgatgacgatggtgaagaTGAT GCTGTAGGGTTTCAACATCAAATTGGTTCAAGTGTGGATAACCTAAATGTATTGCCAGTTACTTCTGTCACCTTTTCCAGCCGTTCCTGCAATTCAAAGGATACGGTAGAAGGAAATACAAATCCAGCAAATACTTATAAGTGCCAGAATTGCAATTTAACTTTGCACAATCAAAGTGCCTATGTGCAGCACCAGCTGTTATTTCATGAAAAGAAAGCTAAGAGGCGCAGAAAGAGTAGCAAATTTGGTGAACCAAAAGTTGGTAAAGATGGGAAATTTGAATGCCCTGTATGTCACAAGACCTTTCAGGAGCAATCACGGTACTTTGGCCATGTTGGAGCCCATGCAAGGCATGAGGGGCTTACTCCTGAAGCTTTCTTTGATAAGATCTCATCAGGACAGGCAGTTAACAACTTCTTGGAAGAGTTACAATTTACCCCTCAGGAGCTTACTGAACCAACTGAACAAAAGGGCAAGACTGCAGGCGAAGCATGTTCTCAGCATCAGAGTTATTCAAAAGGACAAGGGGGTGATAACTCAAAAGTTATAGATCTTTTTAACACAAATTGTTCCGGTAGTTTCAATAGGCGTAGTGAAGCTTGGTGTAGACAGGTAGAGGTTCCTCCTGTTACAGATGCTCAAAGTGCATGCAGATACAGAAATGATATGATGGATTATGCCAATGTAACTGTTCCAAAACCAAAAGTAGCTCCTGAATCCAATGATGAACCAAATGGCAGGCTTAACGGCTTTGCTGAAGTTGATGATTTTAGTGATCACACGGGAAGTGGCCATGACTTCAGACCTTCTAGCTTCTCAAGTGCTAAACATTACGAGGACCAGATTGTTGATCGTGGCTTTCCTGTTTCAAAGCGTGGCGAGGTCAATAATACTGTGAAAGCAAGAGACGTCAACCTTAATTCATGCCTGGACACAATATCTTTCCCGATTGCTAGTGCAAACAATCAAACTTCTACTGCTGTTAATGAGGCTAATCAATCATCCATTGCTGGAAAATGCTTCATTGGCAGTTTTAATAATAATGGTGGTGCATCTACTACATCATCCTGTTCTGGCTCAAATAATAAAGTATCTGGTTCCCTTGGTGGATCTAACGGATCCTCTAATGCTGCCAGATGCATCGGTGGTAGTTATGGTAATGATGCTGCAGCTAACATTTTTGGCAACAAGAACAATACCATGGTGTACCAGTCTAGTTTGAACACATGCCCCATCTCTCATGTTGCAACTAATGTGGATTCTTCTGTTTCCCGTTCAACACATGCAAAGAACAGTGACAAAGAGCGTGCATACAATACCAAGGAACAAATGAATACCACACAGAACAGAGCAAGTAATGAAGCTGTTGAAGGCTATAATAATGATGTGTATACTGGTAGTATCACTGAAAGGAGTCTTGCCCAGTGTAGTAATAACTTGAGTCACCCAAAACCCAACATTCTGAGCCGCTGTGCACTACCGGACTCAAGCACTTTGACAGCCAGTAACTTAACCAAGGGAATTGATGTCAACTGCATGAATGGTTCTTTTGTTTATAGAAATGATGCCAACGTGGAGGGTCCTTCTGTAAATAGGCCCATGAATAATAATGATTCAATGGGTTCTGTGCATGCCGTGTTGGGAAAGCCAAGTAACGATATGCAGAATCATTACAGTGGTAGTGCTCCTAATTACACCCCGCTTGCTGCAGCAGCTAATATCAACGATCTAATACCTATGCAGAGCAATTTTGATGGCATGTCCACTTTGGTTCATTCTGCTGGTGATGTTCCAAGGAGCAGCACAACCCAGGATCAG TGTGCGTTGCAACTTGGATTTGGTGGCCAGAAGCAGCACGTATTTCCTGGTTATGGATGGGCTGCATTTGGATCCCCTCAGCTTGTGGGCTTGGCCAGAAATAATAATTTACCCACTAGATCCTCACAGTTTGGGAGCATGGTCAGACCTAATTCTTCTCCTTCTGGATCCTCTCAGTTAGGGAGTGTGGCAAGTTCTGATTATCTGCAAACTGGATCATCTCAGTTTGGGCGCATGGCTGGACCTTCTATACCTGCTGCCGAATCCTCTCAGTTTAGGCACATGGACGGACCTAATTCTAAACATTCTGCTGAATCCTCTCAGTATTGGCACATGGCTGGAACCAATTCTAGACCTCCTGCTGGATCCTCTCAGTTTGGGAGCGTGGTCAGACCTAATCCTGTACCTTCCACTGAACCCTCTCAGTTTGGGAGCTTGGCCAGGCAGAATTCTGGGAGGACATCCGAGCCAACTTTAGTGTTGGGGAATGTACCACAGACGGGAAGTGGCCCTCCGGCCCAGTCAGGATGGGATCTCAAGGTACCAAGGATGGTTAGTGGAGGGAGCATGCTCGCAGCAGTATGTACATGGTGCAACAGCCAGTTCCACCATTTTGGCCCCGTCGATGGACAGCAGGTTGGTAATTACGGCCTCATCTGCCCATCATGCAAGGGTAAGGTGTCTGGTCAACGTAATATGCCCAACAATGGCTTGTGGCAACCCTGA